The following coding sequences are from one Diabrotica virgifera virgifera chromosome 2, PGI_DIABVI_V3a window:
- the LOC114330641 gene encoding probable RNA-directed DNA polymerase from transposon BS isoform X1, which yields MSIQHNLKISQWNSRSAISNKGSLMHYLNNKSIDILLISETWFKKDISYHFKNYNLVRKDRNDGFGGVAILIHNSITFSELNLNSNFNTEIEVCGVTIKYKTKDLNILSIYRPPKSKSSINDWTNIFSQVNNSAIIGGDFNAHHTIWGSSYNDTVGTQLINTADDLNLIVINNGEPTVLTRPDQNSSAIDVTFVTPDIANKIHWYIHSDTLGSNHFIINMEILDSTTTEEFIPRSKWNIRKANWNLYTTSVENFFNSVYEMDSTSDKYCFLIDSMNHAAHISIPQYKTFKNKIRCSPPWWNTECDTIIKERQEALTEYKKNANFNNYIKCQASMAKTKKNLKLIAKKSWKDFVSSLNKNTPTTTLWKQARKLNRKSIPNAYNLDNTLEDEIFDKIAPPSVKPPNTHNYIPEKQSHFLLEPFNITELEYVLKNRNNTSPGFDNIKYPMIQHLPKIAKLLMLDIFNCVISNKSVIDQFHDVIVLPILKPGKNSNLAQSYRPISLMSCMLKTLERMIKHRLEWWVEKNKLLPDFQFGYKKGYGTLDALSTLVTDIQNTFSNNTYLPTICLDIESAYDNVSLDILREKLIKHFHIPPQLAEALYNFYSCRKIYLRTNYNKLIGPRYNNLGLPQGSVLSPLLFNMYTADLHKVPTDIFKFQIIQYADDFLLYSQAKTYDNSVQTLGRIQCCVNLWFNQNGFEIAQNKSTVCIFTRHNIPKIENLKLNGYDYAFASSIKYLGMILDRKLTWKLHIDFMINRCNKGLNFLKSVSRIWWGADVETSLLFYRSYIRSIIDYGSILYGSASKHILNKVDVVQNLGLRICLGAMKSTPNKALHVEALEIPLNYRRKYLSQKFLMKIRYLNIGLYQNINKLNVADLTNKYWKLKNSPPLCEAFRDLLNFDCDYNMIDSFGLEDFHSFLHTVKLVKPSYHENSNISSNILRTFLDNWPDSINIYTDASKTLVGTGCAFSYLLLKQKKYLS from the coding sequence ATGTCaatacaacataatttaaaaataagtcagTGGAATTCCAGATCTGCTATATCAAACAAAGGTAGTttaatgcattatttaaataataaaagtatagaCATCCTcctaattagtgaaacatggttcaaaaaagatattagttatcattttaaaaattataatttggttAGAAAAGACAGAAATGATGGCTTCGGTGGTGTAGCTATTCTCATCCACAATTCAATTACTTTTAGTGAATTAAATTTAAACTCTAATTTTAACACGGAAATAGAAGTTTGTGGTGTAAcaattaaatataaaacaaagGATCTGAATATTTTATCTATATATAGACCACCTAAAAGTAAAAGTTCAATAAATGATTGGACAAACATCTTCTCGCAAGTTAATAATTCAGCAATTAtaggaggagattttaatgctcaccaTACTATTTGGGGATCTAGTTACAATGACACAGTTGGAACACAGCTTATTAATACTGCAGATGATCTCAACCTTATCGTAATAAATAATGGCGAGCCTACTGTTCTTACCCGACCAGATCAAAATAGTTCAGCAattgatgtaacttttgttaCTCCTGACATAGCTAATAAAATCCACTGGTACATACATTCTGACACACTAGGCTCTAATCATTTTATTATCAATATGGAAATATTAGATAGTACTACAACTGAAGAGTTTATACCCAGAAGTAAGTGGAACATTAGAAAAGCCAATTGGAATCTATACACAACctcagttgaaaatttttttaatagtgtttaCGAAATGGACAGTACATCTGATAAATATTGCTTTCTAATAGATAGTATGAATCATGCTGCGCACATTTCAATCCcgcaatataaaacttttaaaaataaaattcgttGTTCCCCACCTTGGTGGAATACAGAATGTGATacaattattaaagaaaggcaagaagcactgacagaatataaaaaaaatgctaattttaataattatataaagtgTCAAGCTAGCATGGCTAAAACTAAGAAGAATCTAAAATTGATAGCTAAAAAGAGTTGGAAAGATTTTGTGTCTTCTCTAAACAAAAATACTCCAACTACAACGTTGTGGAAGCAAGCCAGAAAACTAAATAGAAAATCAATTCCAAATGCATACAATTTGGATAACACCTTAGAGGATGAAATCTTTGATAAAATTGCTCCGCCATCTGTTAAACCACCTAATACTCATAATTATATTCCAGAAAAGCAAAGCCATTTTTTACTAGAACCTTTTAATATTACAGAACTAGAATATGTTCTAAAAAATCGAAATAACACGAGTCCAGGAtttgataatattaaatatccaATGATTCAACATCTCCCTAAAATTGCCAAACTTCTAATgttagatatttttaattgtgtaatcagcaataaatcagttattgatcAATTTCACGATGTAATTGTTTTACCAATATTAAAACCAGGTAAAAACTCAAATTTGGCTCAGTCATATAGACCGATTTCTCTTATGTCCTGTATGTTGAAAACTCTAGAACGAATGATAAAACACAGGTTGGAATGGTgggtagaaaaaaataaacttcttCCAGATTTTCAGTTTGGTTATAAAAAAGGATATGGTACTTTAGACGCACTTTCTACACTAGTAACAGATATTCAAAACACATTTTCCAACAACACCTATTTACCTACTATATGCTTAGACATTGAAAGTGCATATGACAATGTCAGTCTTGACattttaagggaaaaattgataAAACATTTTCATATACCGCCTCAGTTGGCTGAagctctttataatttttattcctgCAGAAAGATATATCTAAGAACTAATTATAATAAACTGATAGGCCCTAGATATAATAATTTAGGACTACCACAGGGATCAGTATTGAGTCCccttttgtttaatatgtatactgcggatttgcataaagtccctactgacatttttaaatttcaaataatacaatatgctgatgattttcTCCTGTATTCACAGGCCAAAACTTATGATAACTCTGTTCAAACCTTAGGACGAATTCAATGTTGTGTTAATTTATGGTTCAATCAAAACGGATTCGAAATAGCTCAAAATAAATCTACTGTCTGTATTTTCACTCGACATAATAtcccaaaaatagagaatttaaaacTTAATGGCTACGACTATGCATTTGCTTCTTccattaagtatttgggaatgattttggatcgtaaattgacttggaaattacatattgactttatgataaatcgatgtaataagggtctaaattttcttaaatcagtTTCAAGGATCTGGTGGGGAGCTGATGTTGAAACTTCTTTGCTTTTCTATCGATCATATATTAGATCTATAATTGATTATGGTAGTATTCTATATGGCTCAGcttctaaacatattttaaacaaagtagacgttgtacaaaacttaggactccgtatctgtttgggagctatgaaatcaaccccaaataaagctttacatgtagaagctttagaaattccactcaattatagaaggaaatatctcagccagaaatttttaatgaaaattcgttacctaaatatcggtctttaccaaaatattaacaagctgaatgtagcagatttaactaataaatactGGAAGCTAAAGAACTCTCCTCCCCTTTGCGAGGCTTTTCGAGATCTGTTAAATTTTGACTGTGATTATAACATGATTGATAGTTTTGGACTCGaagattttcattcttttttacatacagttaaattagtaaaaccaagttaccatgaaaacagtaatattagctctaacatcttaagaacattcttagataattggccagattctataaatatatatacagatgcatctaagacgttagttggcactggatgtgccttttcatacctgctactaaaacagaaaaaatatttaagttag